The DNA segment AAAAAGCCTGAAAACGACAGCGTCAAAACCTGAGGATTATTGATGTTCAAAGTGTTGCGCGACTGGATTCAGCGCTATTTTTCCGATGAGGAAGCGGTGGTGCTGGCGGTGCTGCTGTTTCTCGCCTTCACTGCGGTGCTCACCCTCGGCGGCATGCTTGCGCCAGTGTTGGCCGGCATGGTGCTGGCTTATCTGATGCAGGGGCTGGTGGTCACGCTGGAGCGAATGCGCGTGCCTGGCGGTGTCGCGGTGGGTTTGGTGTTTGCGCTGTTCATGGGCGCGCTGATGCTGTTCATCGTCGTCGTGTTGCCGCTGCTCTGGCATCAGTTGATCACCCTGTTCAACGAACTGCCGGGCATGCTCGCCAAGTGGCAATCGCTGCTGTTGTTGCTGCCGGAGCGCTATCCGCATCTGGTATCCGATGAGCAAGTGCTGCAAGCGATCGAGGCGGCGCGCGGCGAGATCGGCAAGTTCGGCCAGTGGGCGCTGACTTTCTCGCTATCGAGTCTGCCGCTGCTGGTGAACATCATGATTTACCTGGTGCTGGTGCCGATTCTGGTGTTTTTCTTCCTTAAAGACCGGGCGATGATCGGTGAGTGGGTGCGTGGGTATTTGCCCCGTGAGCGCGCACTGATTACCCGCGTTGCGCAGGAAATGAACCGACAGATCGCCAATTACATCCGCGGTAAAGGTATCGAAATCGTCATTTGCGGTGGCGTGACCTACATCGCTTTTATCGCGCTCGGTCTCAACTACGCGGCGCTGCTGGCGTTGCTGGTGGGCCTGTCGGTGGTGGTGCCGTATGTCGGTGCGGTGGTGGTGACTGTTCCGGTCCTGCTGATTGCTTTGTTCCAGTGGGGCTGGAGCGATCAGTTCATCTATCTGATGGCGGTTTACGGAATCATTCAGACGCTGGACGGCAACGTGCTGGTGCCGCTGCTATTTTCGGAGGCGGTCAACCTGCACCCGGTAGCGATCATCTGCGCGGTGCTGCTGTTTGGCGGGCTGTGGGGATTCTGGGGCGTGTTCTTTGCGATTCCACTGGCGACGCTGTTCAAGGCTGTGCTCGACGCATGGCCACGAAAAGAGCCGGTGGTGGCGCCGCTGCTTTAGCGATTGATCCGAATTGCCCGGCCAAGCTCAAGGGCCGTTCGCGAGCAGGCACGCTCCCACATTTGGAATACGATTCCCTGTGGGAGCGAGCCTGCTCGCGAAAGCGGCGGTAAATTCAATGCAAAACCATCAGGCTTTATTCAAGGCCTGTGCAGCAGCCAGAACCGCATCCACATGCCCCGGCACCTTTACACCACGCCATTCCTGACGCAGCACTCCATCCTTGTCGATCAGAAAGGTGCTGCGATCAACGCCCAGGTATTCCTTGCCGTACAGCTTCTTCAACTTGATCACGTCGAACAACTGGCAGACGGCTTCGTCCTTGTCGCTGATCAGCTCGAACGGAAACTCCTGCTTGCACTTGAAGTTCTCGTGTGACTTCAGGCTGTCGCGGGAGATGCCAAAGATCTCCGTGTTGGCAGCCTTGAACGCGGCGTATCGATCGCGAAAACCCTGACCTTCGGTGGTGCAGCCCGGGGTGCTGTCCTTCGGATAGAAGTAGATCACCACTTGCTGGCCCTTGAGCGCTGCCAGGCTGACGGTTTGCCCGCTGGTGGCAGGTGCTTCGAAATCGGCAACCGGTCGGTCGATGACAACAGCCATTAAAGCTTCCTTACATTGGGTTTTGTGGGCGCCAAGGCTCGATCAGTGCATCCAGATTCATCGCATCGGAGAAATCGAGGAACTGATCGCGCAGCCAGCTGATCTGGGTGCCGGCCGGCAGCGTCACGGTGAACGTGGCGTTAAGCATGGTGCCGCCGGTCTGTGGTGCCTGATAGGTGTCGCAGGTCAGGTTTTCCAGCTCGACGTTGTGGTCCATGAAGAACTGGCACAACTCATTGATGATGTCCGGGCGATACGCCGAACTGACGTAAGCCACATACGGCAATGCCTGTGGGCGGTTTTCCAGCGGTGCGCTGCGCACCACGTTGACCGTGAATGCGTGTTTCTTGGCGAGGCCGGGCAGGCTGCCTTCGAGGCGCGCGAGGGCGTCCCAGCTCCCGGAAATCTCGAGAACCAGCGCACTGCACTCACCGTGGCGAGTCAGGCGCGAAGTCACCACGGCGCAGCGATTTTCATGGCTGGCGCGGCACAGCACGTTGGTCAGCTCCATCGGGTTGGCGCCGAGAGCACTGATGACAAGGAATTGTTCGCGAACTGTGGGGGTGGACATGCAGCATTCCTAAAGCGATGAGCGGTCGGTAGGTTGAGGCGTTGAATGCCGGAAGGTGCCTGTTGTGGCGGTCCGTTCAAAGCGACCCGGTCAGCGCTCGCGGCTCGCGCCATTGGCGCACGAGCACGTTGAGGCGATGCAGGAACAGGGTCTGGAAGGCCGAAACGGGAGGCAGAAACCCGGCGTACAAGCTGATCAGTACCGATCAAAGTCTGAAGGGTAGCGAAAAGCGGCGCCAAGGGGAATGGCGGCAGCGCAGTACTTCGCTTGTGCAAGCATCTTGGCGCCAGTACCATTACCGCTCTCTTTTTCCGGCAGGAGCGGTTTCATGATTGCGGGCAGTATGGTGGCACTGGTCACTCCCATGGATGCACAAGGGCGTCTTGACTGGGACAGCCTCAGCAAACTCGTGGACTTCCACCTCAAGAACGGCACCCATGCCATTGTCGCGGTCGGTACTACCGGCGAGTCGGCAACCCTTGATGTAGACGAACACATCGCCGTGATCAAAGCCGTGGTCAAACAGGTTGCCGGGCGCATTCCGGTCATCGCCGGTACTGGCGCCAACTCGACCCGCGAAGCCGTCGAATTGACCCGCAACGCCAAGGAAGCCGGCGCCGACGCCTGCCTGCTGGTTGTTCCTTATTACAACAAGCCGACCCAGGAAGGTCTGTACCAGCACTTCAAGCACATCGCTGAAGCGGTCGACATTCCACAGATTCTCTACAACGTTCCCGGCCGCACCTCCTGCGACATGCAGGCCGAGACCGTGATTCGCCTGTCCACCGTGCCGAACATCATCGGTATCAAGGAAGCCACCGGCGACCTGACGCGTGCCAAGGCGATCATCGATGGCGTGAGCAAGGATTTCATCGTGTTGTCCGGCGATGATCCGACCGCTGTCGAACTGATCCTGCTGGGCGGCAAAGGCAACATCTCGGTGACCGCCAACGTCGCGCCGCGTGAAATGGCCGACCTGTGCGAGGCCGCGCTCAAGGGCGATGCCGACACCGCACGCGCAATCAACGAAAAACTGATGCCGCTGCACAAAGACCTGTTCATCGAAGCCAACCCGATTCCGGTGAAATGGGCTCTGGTCGAAATGGGCCTGATGCACGAAGGCATCCGCCTGCCACTGACCTGGCTGAGCACACCTTGTCACGAAACGCTTCGCACGGCCCTGCGCCAGTGCAGCGTCCTGGTTTAATTGAGGAAGTACAACGCATGAAGCGAATGGCCGGACTTTCCGCACTTGCCTTGATTATCTCCAGCACCAGCGGCTGCGGATGGGTCTGGGGGCCGGAAGGTTATTTCCGCGACCGTGGTAGCGATTACCTGCAAGCGCAACAGACTGCACCGATGCAATTGCCACCGGATGTGAACACCTCCAAGCGTCTCGATCCGCTGTTGCCGATCCCGCGCAACGTTGCTGATGACACCGCCAAGGGCGAATACATCGTGCCGCGTCCGCAGCCGTTGTCCGCCGTGGCCGATGCCAGCGATTACTCGCTGCAGAAGAGCGGCGACTCGCGTTGGGTCGTGGCCCAGCATCCGCCGGCCGAAGTCTGGCCAGTGGCGCTGCAGTTCTTCCAGGACAACGGTTTCCGCCTGGATGAACAGCGTCCGCAGACCGGCGAGTTCACCACTACCTGGCAGCATTCCGATGAGCTGTCGGCATCGATGGCCAAGCGCCTGAGCGCGGCCGGTATCGCCAGCGACAGCGAAACCCGCGTGCGTGTGCGCATCGAACCGGGCGTGCAGCGCAACACCAGTGAGATCTACGTGGTCAGCGCCGAGCGTCCTGCCGGCAGCACCGCCGATGTCGCCTTCACCAATCGTTCGGTCAACACCGGCCTGGACGCTGCGCTGGTCGACGACATGCTCGCGAGCATGAGCCGTACGTCCGAGAAGGGCGGTTCGGTATCGATGCTGGCTTCGCGTGATTTCGACGCGCCAAGCCGTGTCAGCCTCAGCGAAGATGGCAGCGGCAACCCGGTATTGAACGTCGGCACCGACCTGGACCGTGCCTGGTCGAGCGTTGGCCGTGCATTGGAACAGGGCGAATGGCGCGTTGAAGACATCAACCGCAGCCTGGGCCTGTACTACATCAACCTGGCCGAAAAAGCCGAGAAGAAAGACGACAAGCCAGGCTTCTTCAGCAGCCTGTTCGGCAGCGCGCCGAGCAAGGAAGAAGTGGAAGCCCGTGCCGAGCGTTATCAGGTGCGCCTGAGCAAGGTCGGCGAGAACATTCAGGTGACCGTCGAGAAGAACATCAACACCGTCGCGCCAGCTGATGTGGCGCGTAAAGTGCTGAGCGTGATTCAGGACAATCTGGGCTGATCAATCATGCGTTTTGCCGTTCTCGGCAGCGGTAGCCAAGGGAACGGCACGCTGATCGCCAGTGCTGATACGTACGTGCTGGTGGATTGTGGTTTTTCCCTGCGGGAAACCGAAAAACGCCTGTTGCGCCTGGGTGTTCACCCGGCGCAACTGAGCGCGATACTCGTGACCCACGAACATGCCGACCACGTGCATGGCGTGGGTTTGCTGTCTCGGCGCTACAATCTGCCGGTCTACCTCAGTCGCGGCACACTGCGCGGGATGCGCAAACCGCTCGAGCCGGCAGGCTTTCTGGCCGGTGGCGAGCAGCTGCAAATCGGTGCGCTGAACGTCGGGGTCATTGCCGTGGCCCATGATGCGCAGGAACCGACCCAGTATGTCTTCAGCGATCAGGAACAGCGGCGCTTCGGTCTGCTCACCGACCTGGGATCGTACTGCGAGCGGGTGCTGGACAATTATCGGGACCTCGATGCATTGATGATCGAGTCCAACCATTGCCGCGACATGCTGGCGCGCGGTCATTACCCGTACTTTCTCAAGCAGCGGGTGGGCGGTGAGCTGGGACATTTGAACAACCATCAGGCGGCATTCCTGGTGGCCGAGTTGGGCTGGCAGGGCTTGCAACACCTGGTCCTGGCCCATCTGAGCAGCAAGAACAACCTGCCGCAGCTGGCCCGGCAATGTTTTGTCGACACCCTCGGGTGCGACCCGGACTGGCTGCAACTGGCCGATCAAGATTCAGGGCTCGACTGGCGCCACATCGCCTAGCCCACCAACTTAGCAAGCGGAGCCCATCATGGAAAAACGTGAAGAACTCTACCGCGGCAAAGCCAAATCGGTTTACAAGACCGACGACGCTGACCGCTTGATCCTGCTGTTTCGCAACGACACCTCGGCGTTCGACGGCAAGCGCATCGAGCAGCTTGACCGCAAAGGCATGGTCAACAACAAGTTCAACGCCTTCATCATGCAGAAACTCGAAGCGGCCGGCATCCCGACCCAATTCGACAAACTGCTGGCTGACAACGAAGTCCTGGTGAAGAAACTCGACATGATCCCGGTCGAGTGCGTCGTGCGTAACTACGCCGCCGGTAGCCTGGTCAAGCGTCTGGGCGTTGAAGAGGGCATGAAGCTCAATCCATACACCTTCGAACTGTTCCTCAAGGACGACGCCAAGGGCGACCCGTTCATCAACGAATCCCACGTCGTGGCATTCGGTTGGGGCACCGCCGAGCAACTGGCGCGTATGAAAGAATTGTCGCTGAAGGTCAACGAAGTACTGACCAAGCTGTTCGACGACGCAGGTCTGCTGCTGGTCGACTTCAAGCTTGAATTCGGCGTATTCAGCGACGGCTCCATCGTCCTCGGCGACGAATTCAGCCCGGACGGCTGCCGTCTGTGGGACAAGGACACCAAGAAGAAGATGGACAAGGACCGCTTCCGTCAGGGCCTCGGTGATGTCATCGAAGCCTACGAAGAAGTCGCCAATCGTCTGGGTGTACCGCTTTAATCGACGCAAGCATCTGATAGCACGAAGAAAATTTCGAAAGAGGGTTTGCTTTCGGTAAAAGTGTTGTTATGATGCGCGCCGTTGGAGAGATGCCAGAGTGGCCGAATGGGACGGATTCGAAATCCGTTGTACCTTCACCGGTACCTAGGGTTCGAATCCCTATCTCTCCGCCATTACATAGAAAAAGCCCCGTAGATGAAAATCTACGGGGCTTTTTTGTTTTTGTTGCCTAGACAAAAATCGAACACAGCGTTCGCCTGTAGTGAATCAAACTCATAGGTCAATGAATTTTATGCCATGGCAGCGCGGTCTTTGCTCTTGATAGCTCGAGCGCCTGTTTTTACCTCGGCAATTGATGCAGTTTTGCGTGGCCTTTTCGCCGTATCAGCTTTTTTTATAGCAGGTGAACGCGGTGAAGCCATAGCAGGCTCCGCCGAAGGTATCGACGGCGCTGCACTGTTTGTTGGGATTGGTTGAACGGTGAGTTCTACACCCAGCGCACGCATCAATCTGTTGATCGTCTCAAATCGTGTGTGAGCGCCCCCCTTGAATGATTTGTACAGGCTCTCACGATTAATTCCTGCGTCTTCGGCAACCTTGTTCACGCCTCTTGCTTTGGCAACTTCGGCCAACGCTTGCATCAGCAGGTGCGGGTCTTGTGCCCTCATGCTTTCTGAAAGATAGGCGCTTATAACTTCAGGAGTATCGAGAAAGCGTGAAGCTTCGTAGCGACCGGTTTTGGAAGCATCGAGGTCAAGGATAGGCATATCCTCAGCGTTGAATTTCGTGTCGTTCATTTCAATTACCCTTTTAAGGCCTCCAGGATGGCCTTTGCATGGTTGATGCCACGCTTCTGATCTGATTTGTCACTTCCCCACAGCATCAAAAAGTGGTTTTAGCGGTGCGCACAAAATAGATTCGGTAACCAGGGCCGACGAAAACGCGCATTTCGCTGATGCCGTCGCCTACTGACTCGCAATCGCCGAAGTTACCCTCCTGCGCTCGATCCAGCCGCGCAAGCACAGCGGCTTTCCCCTCGGTATTTCTCATCCCTGTGAGCCACGAATCAAACTCGGGCGTTTTGTCGATGGTAAATTTTTTCGTTTCATCCTTGGTCATTCGAATTGTAGCCGTCTGGCTACTCCTTGTCTCGACCGTTTACCCGCTGGCGATGGCCGCTGCGCCGAGTTCAGGTCCCATCCTTGGAAAAAGCCCCACGTATGAACGGAGGGCTCTCTAATCGCTTAGGGATCAGCCTTGCTCAAGTCCCGTTCAAATCTCCTTCACCGGCGTCTCCCCCTGCACAGCCTTGATCAATCCGATCACGTGAAGACAATCCGCCTTGTTCACATACGACTCGCCGCTGGCGATGGTCTCGTGGTTGCCTGCTCTCAGTCTCCAGCGCCATTGTCCCTGGCCGGTGCGGGGGGTGCCCCTGGATTGCCTGTAAATCTCGAAATACATTCAGTTCGCTCCATGCGATTTTAGATGTGCGTCAGCCGTGTGGCGCATCGTCGCAAGCCTAGCGCAGACGGTTTTTTTGGCTATCGGACATTTGTTTCCAATCGTTGGCGGATGTTTCCGATGGGCGCGGAATAGAGCGGGGGATAGGCGTCCGGATTGGCCGATATGCCGCTGTTTGCTGGTTGCAACGCTGCCAGCGCTACTGCTTAATACGGGACGGCTCATGGCGTCGAAACTGATCGACGACCGACAAACACTATAAAAAAGAGCACTCCCTTTGACTGAGCACGGAACGCAACAGGCCGGGCAGGTGACGTTGTCGCTGGTGGTCCCGGTTTTCAACGAAGAGGACAGCCTCGACACCTTTCTGCGGCGGATCAATGAAGTCTTCCAGCGGCAACCGTTGGTCGACCTTGAGCTGGTCTTCGTCAATGACGGCAGCACCGATGCCACCCTTGAGCGTCTGCTCGGGCATCAGCGGCACGATACGCGCCTGCGCATCGTCGATTTGAGCCGCAACTTCGGTAAAGAGGCGGCGTTGTCTGCCGGTCTGCAGATCGCGGGCGGGCAGATTGTCGTGCCGATCGATGCAGATTTGCAGGATCCGCCGGAAGTCATCCTGCCAATGATCGAGCGTTGGCGCGAAGGTTATGAAGTCGTGCTGGGGCATCGGGTCAGTCGCCGCAGCGACACTTGGGCCAAACAGACCTCGGCGCATTGGTTCTATCGCCTGCACAACCGCATCGCCGAACAACCGTTACCCGAGAATGTCGGCGATTTTCGTCTGATGGATCGCTGCGTGGTCGATGCCTTGCTGACGCTGCCCGAATCCCGGCGCTTCATGAAGGGCTTGTTCGCCTGGGTCGGTTTTCGCACCACGCACGTCGATTACGAACGCCCCGAGCGCGTGGCGGGGCAGAGTAAGTTCAACGGGTGGCGACTGTGGAATTTCGCGCTTGAAGGCATCACCAGCTTCAGCACCGAACCGCTGCGCGTCTGGACGTATGTGGGCGCGGCGGTGTCGCTCGTATCGTTTGCCTTCGCCATTTTCATTGTTTTACGCACGTTGATTCATGGCGTCGACATGCCTGGTTACGCGTCGCTGATGGTGGCGGTGACGTTTCTCGGCGGCTTGCAATTGATCGGCATCGGCGTGCTCGGTGAGTACCTGGGCCGCACCTATATCGAATCCAAACGCCGGCCGGTTTTTCTGGTGCGTCGCGTCTACGACCCCAAGGACTGACACATGGATCTCAAGGAAACCGACATCCTCGGCGACAGCATCAATGAGCATTGGTATTACTGCTCGAAGGCCGCGGCCACCCGACGCTTGCTTGGCGACGGGCCGATCCAGCGGATTCTCGATGTGGGCGCCGGCTCGGGTTTTTTCTCGCACCACCTGCTGACCCACACCCGGGCGCGCGAAGCATGGTGCGTCGAC comes from the Pseudomonas granadensis genome and includes:
- a CDS encoding AI-2E family transporter, whose product is MFKVLRDWIQRYFSDEEAVVLAVLLFLAFTAVLTLGGMLAPVLAGMVLAYLMQGLVVTLERMRVPGGVAVGLVFALFMGALMLFIVVVLPLLWHQLITLFNELPGMLAKWQSLLLLLPERYPHLVSDEQVLQAIEAARGEIGKFGQWALTFSLSSLPLLVNIMIYLVLVPILVFFFLKDRAMIGEWVRGYLPRERALITRVAQEMNRQIANYIRGKGIEIVICGGVTYIAFIALGLNYAALLALLVGLSVVVPYVGAVVVTVPVLLIALFQWGWSDQFIYLMAVYGIIQTLDGNVLVPLLFSEAVNLHPVAIICAVLLFGGLWGFWGVFFAIPLATLFKAVLDAWPRKEPVVAPLL
- a CDS encoding peroxiredoxin → MAVVIDRPVADFEAPATSGQTVSLAALKGQQVVIYFYPKDSTPGCTTEGQGFRDRYAAFKAANTEIFGISRDSLKSHENFKCKQEFPFELISDKDEAVCQLFDVIKLKKLYGKEYLGVDRSTFLIDKDGVLRQEWRGVKVPGHVDAVLAAAQALNKA
- a CDS encoding glycine cleavage system protein R, translating into MSTPTVREQFLVISALGANPMELTNVLCRASHENRCAVVTSRLTRHGECSALVLEISGSWDALARLEGSLPGLAKKHAFTVNVVRSAPLENRPQALPYVAYVSSAYRPDIINELCQFFMDHNVELENLTCDTYQAPQTGGTMLNATFTVTLPAGTQISWLRDQFLDFSDAMNLDALIEPWRPQNPM
- the dapA gene encoding 4-hydroxy-tetrahydrodipicolinate synthase gives rise to the protein MIAGSMVALVTPMDAQGRLDWDSLSKLVDFHLKNGTHAIVAVGTTGESATLDVDEHIAVIKAVVKQVAGRIPVIAGTGANSTREAVELTRNAKEAGADACLLVVPYYNKPTQEGLYQHFKHIAEAVDIPQILYNVPGRTSCDMQAETVIRLSTVPNIIGIKEATGDLTRAKAIIDGVSKDFIVLSGDDPTAVELILLGGKGNISVTANVAPREMADLCEAALKGDADTARAINEKLMPLHKDLFIEANPIPVKWALVEMGLMHEGIRLPLTWLSTPCHETLRTALRQCSVLV
- the bamC gene encoding outer membrane protein assembly factor BamC, which gives rise to MKRMAGLSALALIISSTSGCGWVWGPEGYFRDRGSDYLQAQQTAPMQLPPDVNTSKRLDPLLPIPRNVADDTAKGEYIVPRPQPLSAVADASDYSLQKSGDSRWVVAQHPPAEVWPVALQFFQDNGFRLDEQRPQTGEFTTTWQHSDELSASMAKRLSAAGIASDSETRVRVRIEPGVQRNTSEIYVVSAERPAGSTADVAFTNRSVNTGLDAALVDDMLASMSRTSEKGGSVSMLASRDFDAPSRVSLSEDGSGNPVLNVGTDLDRAWSSVGRALEQGEWRVEDINRSLGLYYINLAEKAEKKDDKPGFFSSLFGSAPSKEEVEARAERYQVRLSKVGENIQVTVEKNINTVAPADVARKVLSVIQDNLG
- a CDS encoding MBL fold metallo-hydrolase; protein product: MRFAVLGSGSQGNGTLIASADTYVLVDCGFSLRETEKRLLRLGVHPAQLSAILVTHEHADHVHGVGLLSRRYNLPVYLSRGTLRGMRKPLEPAGFLAGGEQLQIGALNVGVIAVAHDAQEPTQYVFSDQEQRRFGLLTDLGSYCERVLDNYRDLDALMIESNHCRDMLARGHYPYFLKQRVGGELGHLNNHQAAFLVAELGWQGLQHLVLAHLSSKNNLPQLARQCFVDTLGCDPDWLQLADQDSGLDWRHIA
- the purC gene encoding phosphoribosylaminoimidazolesuccinocarboxamide synthase encodes the protein MEKREELYRGKAKSVYKTDDADRLILLFRNDTSAFDGKRIEQLDRKGMVNNKFNAFIMQKLEAAGIPTQFDKLLADNEVLVKKLDMIPVECVVRNYAAGSLVKRLGVEEGMKLNPYTFELFLKDDAKGDPFINESHVVAFGWGTAEQLARMKELSLKVNEVLTKLFDDAGLLLVDFKLEFGVFSDGSIVLGDEFSPDGCRLWDKDTKKKMDKDRFRQGLGDVIEAYEEVANRLGVPL
- a CDS encoding addiction module antidote protein encodes the protein MNDTKFNAEDMPILDLDASKTGRYEASRFLDTPEVISAYLSESMRAQDPHLLMQALAEVAKARGVNKVAEDAGINRESLYKSFKGGAHTRFETINRLMRALGVELTVQPIPTNSAAPSIPSAEPAMASPRSPAIKKADTAKRPRKTASIAEVKTGARAIKSKDRAAMA
- a CDS encoding YegP family protein; this translates as MYFEIYRQSRGTPRTGQGQWRWRLRAGNHETIASGESYVNKADCLHVIGLIKAVQGETPVKEI
- a CDS encoding glycosyltransferase family 2 protein; this encodes MTEHGTQQAGQVTLSLVVPVFNEEDSLDTFLRRINEVFQRQPLVDLELVFVNDGSTDATLERLLGHQRHDTRLRIVDLSRNFGKEAALSAGLQIAGGQIVVPIDADLQDPPEVILPMIERWREGYEVVLGHRVSRRSDTWAKQTSAHWFYRLHNRIAEQPLPENVGDFRLMDRCVVDALLTLPESRRFMKGLFAWVGFRTTHVDYERPERVAGQSKFNGWRLWNFALEGITSFSTEPLRVWTYVGAAVSLVSFAFAIFIVLRTLIHGVDMPGYASLMVAVTFLGGLQLIGIGVLGEYLGRTYIESKRRPVFLVRRVYDPKD